One window of Phycodurus eques isolate BA_2022a chromosome 8, UOR_Pequ_1.1, whole genome shotgun sequence genomic DNA carries:
- the LOC133406363 gene encoding Fc receptor-like protein 1 isoform X2 — MNIVLISSSLGLAAFVLLVAAFKGTEVFLGECVLLWCAVESDATLAWNYRFFQNEPRATQMTKKPRHLLSGGTYSITAVTREDAGRYWCQAERSDSNATVALFSRPVTLNVSELPPPPLTLTPSARHMFVGETFTLQCPETLTNSSAWVLRQTWTSHLMRTADSKTNACSTLGSVVSPGRSSTCVVSAARGHSGLYWCEGAEGRSNAVHITVTSGPVIMRTPAFSVPHGSNVVLACRFRKGNHTRSTFFRNGVETSTNSSPGPGAELKLTIENVTDAHEGFYKCASQDGKLESPQSWLSVRSNLLSADVSAGSSSGSWIWVVVSCVLMILIPLAILLIHHFRYKIFYTRSCWTVSGEETPAAVLPATKQDVTEVQWDLSWMEMSNLLYPST; from the exons ATGAACATTGTCCTCATCTCTTCATCGTTGG GTTTGGCAGCATTTGTACTCCTTGTCGCAGCTTTTAAAG GGACGGAGGTCTTCCTCGGGGAATGCGTGCTGCTGTGGTGCGCTGTGGAGTCCGACGCCACATTGGCGTGGAACTACCGCTTTTTCCAGAACGAGCCCCGCGCCACCCAGATGACGAAAAAACCCCGGCATCTGCTTTCTGGCGGCACCTACTCCATCACCGCTGTGACAAGGGAGGACGCCGGCAGGTACTGGTGCCAGGCCGAGCGCTCCGACAGCAACGCCACCGTGGCGCTCTTTAGCAGGCCCGTTACACTGAATGTCTCAG AGCTGCCCCCACCCCCGCTGACTCTGACTCCAAGCGCCAGGCACATGTTCGTAGGCGAGACCTTCACCTTGCAGTGCCCTGAGACCCTGACTAACTCCTCTGCTTGGGTACTGCGGCAAACTTGGACCAGCCACTTAATGAGGACCGCTGACTCCAAGACCAATGCCTGTTCAACACTAGGCAGTGTTGTCAGTCCAGGCAGATCTAGCACTTGTGTCGTCTCTGCTGCAAGGGGACACAGCGGACTGTACTGGTGCGAGGGTGCTGAAGGCCGCAGCAACGCGGTCCACATTACCGTCACCT CCGGTCCGGTCATCATGAGGACCCCCGCCTTCTCCGTACCGCACGGGAGCAACGTGGTCTTAGCATGTCGCTTCCGGAAAGGCAACCACACAAGAAGCACTTTCTTCAGAAACGGCGTGGAAACGTCCACTAACAGTTCTCCCGGTCCAGGCGCAGAACTAAAACTAACCATTGAGAACGTGACCGATGCGCACGAAGGCTTCTACAAGTGTGCGTCACAGGACGGAAAGCTGGAAAGCCCACAGAGCTGGTTATCAGTAAGAA GCAACTTATTGTCCGCAGATGTGTCAGCTGGCTCCAGTTCTG GTTCCTGGATTTGGGTTGTTGTTTCATGCGTTCTTATGATCCTCATCCCGCTTGCTATCTTGCTAATTCATCACTTCAG GTACAAGATATTTTACACCCGAAGCTGTTGGACAGTTTCTGGCGAGGAAACTCCCGCAGCCGTGCTTCCTGCCACCAAGCAGGACGTGACGGAGGTACAGTGGGATCTTTCCTGGATGGAGATGTCCAACCTGCTGTATCCGAGCACATGA
- the LOC133406363 gene encoding high affinity immunoglobulin gamma Fc receptor I-like isoform X1, which translates to MNIVLISSSLGLAAFVLLVAAFKEDSKVSVTVWPPGTEVFLGECVLLWCAVESDATLAWNYRFFQNEPRATQMTKKPRHLLSGGTYSITAVTREDAGRYWCQAERSDSNATVALFSRPVTLNVSELPPPPLTLTPSARHMFVGETFTLQCPETLTNSSAWVLRQTWTSHLMRTADSKTNACSTLGSVVSPGRSSTCVVSAARGHSGLYWCEGAEGRSNAVHITVTSGPVIMRTPAFSVPHGSNVVLACRFRKGNHTRSTFFRNGVETSTNSSPGPGAELKLTIENVTDAHEGFYKCASQDGKLESPQSWLSVRSNLLSADVSAGSSSGSWIWVVVSCVLMILIPLAILLIHHFRYKIFYTRSCWTVSGEETPAAVLPATKQDVTEVQWDLSWMEMSNLLYPST; encoded by the exons ATGAACATTGTCCTCATCTCTTCATCGTTGG GTTTGGCAGCATTTGTACTCCTTGTCGCAGCTTTTAAAG AGGATTCAAAGGTCAGCGTGACCGTGTGGCCACCAGGGACGGAGGTCTTCCTCGGGGAATGCGTGCTGCTGTGGTGCGCTGTGGAGTCCGACGCCACATTGGCGTGGAACTACCGCTTTTTCCAGAACGAGCCCCGCGCCACCCAGATGACGAAAAAACCCCGGCATCTGCTTTCTGGCGGCACCTACTCCATCACCGCTGTGACAAGGGAGGACGCCGGCAGGTACTGGTGCCAGGCCGAGCGCTCCGACAGCAACGCCACCGTGGCGCTCTTTAGCAGGCCCGTTACACTGAATGTCTCAG AGCTGCCCCCACCCCCGCTGACTCTGACTCCAAGCGCCAGGCACATGTTCGTAGGCGAGACCTTCACCTTGCAGTGCCCTGAGACCCTGACTAACTCCTCTGCTTGGGTACTGCGGCAAACTTGGACCAGCCACTTAATGAGGACCGCTGACTCCAAGACCAATGCCTGTTCAACACTAGGCAGTGTTGTCAGTCCAGGCAGATCTAGCACTTGTGTCGTCTCTGCTGCAAGGGGACACAGCGGACTGTACTGGTGCGAGGGTGCTGAAGGCCGCAGCAACGCGGTCCACATTACCGTCACCT CCGGTCCGGTCATCATGAGGACCCCCGCCTTCTCCGTACCGCACGGGAGCAACGTGGTCTTAGCATGTCGCTTCCGGAAAGGCAACCACACAAGAAGCACTTTCTTCAGAAACGGCGTGGAAACGTCCACTAACAGTTCTCCCGGTCCAGGCGCAGAACTAAAACTAACCATTGAGAACGTGACCGATGCGCACGAAGGCTTCTACAAGTGTGCGTCACAGGACGGAAAGCTGGAAAGCCCACAGAGCTGGTTATCAGTAAGAA GCAACTTATTGTCCGCAGATGTGTCAGCTGGCTCCAGTTCTG GTTCCTGGATTTGGGTTGTTGTTTCATGCGTTCTTATGATCCTCATCCCGCTTGCTATCTTGCTAATTCATCACTTCAG GTACAAGATATTTTACACCCGAAGCTGTTGGACAGTTTCTGGCGAGGAAACTCCCGCAGCCGTGCTTCCTGCCACCAAGCAGGACGTGACGGAGGTACAGTGGGATCTTTCCTGGATGGAGATGTCCAACCTGCTGTATCCGAGCACATGA
- the LOC133406363 gene encoding high affinity immunoglobulin gamma Fc receptor I-like isoform X3, whose protein sequence is MNIVLISSSLGLAAFVLLVAAFKEDSKVSVTVWPPGTEVFLGECVLLWCAVESDATLAWNYRFFQNEPRATQMTKKPRHLLSGGTYSITAVTREDAGRYWCQAERSDSNATVALFSRPVTLNVSELPPPPLTLTPSARHMFVGETFTLQCPETLTNSSAWVLRQTWTSHLMRTADSKTNACSTLGSVVSPGRSSTCVVSAARGHSGLYWCEGAEGRSNAVHITVTSGPVIMRTPAFSVPHGSNVVLACRFRKGNHTRSTFFRNGVETSTNSSPGPGAELKLTIENVTDAHEGFYKCASQDGKLESPQSWLSVRSNLLSADVSAGSSSGTRYFTPEAVGQFLARKLPQPCFLPPSRT, encoded by the exons ATGAACATTGTCCTCATCTCTTCATCGTTGG GTTTGGCAGCATTTGTACTCCTTGTCGCAGCTTTTAAAG AGGATTCAAAGGTCAGCGTGACCGTGTGGCCACCAGGGACGGAGGTCTTCCTCGGGGAATGCGTGCTGCTGTGGTGCGCTGTGGAGTCCGACGCCACATTGGCGTGGAACTACCGCTTTTTCCAGAACGAGCCCCGCGCCACCCAGATGACGAAAAAACCCCGGCATCTGCTTTCTGGCGGCACCTACTCCATCACCGCTGTGACAAGGGAGGACGCCGGCAGGTACTGGTGCCAGGCCGAGCGCTCCGACAGCAACGCCACCGTGGCGCTCTTTAGCAGGCCCGTTACACTGAATGTCTCAG AGCTGCCCCCACCCCCGCTGACTCTGACTCCAAGCGCCAGGCACATGTTCGTAGGCGAGACCTTCACCTTGCAGTGCCCTGAGACCCTGACTAACTCCTCTGCTTGGGTACTGCGGCAAACTTGGACCAGCCACTTAATGAGGACCGCTGACTCCAAGACCAATGCCTGTTCAACACTAGGCAGTGTTGTCAGTCCAGGCAGATCTAGCACTTGTGTCGTCTCTGCTGCAAGGGGACACAGCGGACTGTACTGGTGCGAGGGTGCTGAAGGCCGCAGCAACGCGGTCCACATTACCGTCACCT CCGGTCCGGTCATCATGAGGACCCCCGCCTTCTCCGTACCGCACGGGAGCAACGTGGTCTTAGCATGTCGCTTCCGGAAAGGCAACCACACAAGAAGCACTTTCTTCAGAAACGGCGTGGAAACGTCCACTAACAGTTCTCCCGGTCCAGGCGCAGAACTAAAACTAACCATTGAGAACGTGACCGATGCGCACGAAGGCTTCTACAAGTGTGCGTCACAGGACGGAAAGCTGGAAAGCCCACAGAGCTGGTTATCAGTAAGAA GCAACTTATTGTCCGCAGATGTGTCAGCTGGCTCCAGTTCTG GTACAAGATATTTTACACCCGAAGCTGTTGGACAGTTTCTGGCGAGGAAACTCCCGCAGCCGTGCTTCCTGCCACCAAGCAGGACGTGA
- the LOC133406363 gene encoding Fc receptor-like protein 1 isoform X4 codes for MTKKPRHLLSGGTYSITAVTREDAGRYWCQAERSDSNATVALFSRPVTLNVSELPPPPLTLTPSARHMFVGETFTLQCPETLTNSSAWVLRQTWTSHLMRTADSKTNACSTLGSVVSPGRSSTCVVSAARGHSGLYWCEGAEGRSNAVHITVTSGPVIMRTPAFSVPHGSNVVLACRFRKGNHTRSTFFRNGVETSTNSSPGPGAELKLTIENVTDAHEGFYKCASQDGKLESPQSWLSVRSNLLSADVSAGSSSGSWIWVVVSCVLMILIPLAILLIHHFRYKIFYTRSCWTVSGEETPAAVLPATKQDVTEVQWDLSWMEMSNLLYPST; via the exons ATGACGAAAAAACCCCGGCATCTGCTTTCTGGCGGCACCTACTCCATCACCGCTGTGACAAGGGAGGACGCCGGCAGGTACTGGTGCCAGGCCGAGCGCTCCGACAGCAACGCCACCGTGGCGCTCTTTAGCAGGCCCGTTACACTGAATGTCTCAG AGCTGCCCCCACCCCCGCTGACTCTGACTCCAAGCGCCAGGCACATGTTCGTAGGCGAGACCTTCACCTTGCAGTGCCCTGAGACCCTGACTAACTCCTCTGCTTGGGTACTGCGGCAAACTTGGACCAGCCACTTAATGAGGACCGCTGACTCCAAGACCAATGCCTGTTCAACACTAGGCAGTGTTGTCAGTCCAGGCAGATCTAGCACTTGTGTCGTCTCTGCTGCAAGGGGACACAGCGGACTGTACTGGTGCGAGGGTGCTGAAGGCCGCAGCAACGCGGTCCACATTACCGTCACCT CCGGTCCGGTCATCATGAGGACCCCCGCCTTCTCCGTACCGCACGGGAGCAACGTGGTCTTAGCATGTCGCTTCCGGAAAGGCAACCACACAAGAAGCACTTTCTTCAGAAACGGCGTGGAAACGTCCACTAACAGTTCTCCCGGTCCAGGCGCAGAACTAAAACTAACCATTGAGAACGTGACCGATGCGCACGAAGGCTTCTACAAGTGTGCGTCACAGGACGGAAAGCTGGAAAGCCCACAGAGCTGGTTATCAGTAAGAA GCAACTTATTGTCCGCAGATGTGTCAGCTGGCTCCAGTTCTG GTTCCTGGATTTGGGTTGTTGTTTCATGCGTTCTTATGATCCTCATCCCGCTTGCTATCTTGCTAATTCATCACTTCAG GTACAAGATATTTTACACCCGAAGCTGTTGGACAGTTTCTGGCGAGGAAACTCCCGCAGCCGTGCTTCCTGCCACCAAGCAGGACGTGACGGAGGTACAGTGGGATCTTTCCTGGATGGAGATGTCCAACCTGCTGTATCCGAGCACATGA